A single genomic interval of Salinarchaeum sp. IM2453 harbors:
- a CDS encoding exodeoxyribonuclease V subunit beta, which yields MVSYEDLTDEQQRAVDALDRNVTLTAGAGTGKTTTLTARYLRMIEKSLGGATDGGEESEVLLPENILTTTFTERAANELEDNVRGEITDRISSLEADKFEAWRTVADELEHGYIHTLHGFCARLLREHALSVDGLDPSFDTLDENETTALIHDTVGTVLEEHENHDAVRTLAQRFSRNQLQDVLTDLVNERPESIEWAERWADASEEEYISFVESELHPIDPDEAAERLAQPEFTEALTTLRELVENPPDISTEGTAWKRAVTVVEILGDDFDDGVPNRRKQTTISKLSIHLTKGSGERYADYTGAKTHWGDNPWKDEFDTAIEQLVETLQPEAYAVSVDPELEARSFPLVNALAEVTLLAVEEYEARKRRQNAADFSDLITYTVEFLDDEANEHIRTELREQFDYIMLDEFQDTDPRQWDLIKLLTASEKGTFDAENVFVVGDVKQSIYRFRNADVTQFKEIADTLEETGPVADRDDDQLSTNFRTLPTVLETINELFEMVFDDDGKPYEAPPQRLTPARDDPAAVGSAEYLLVPTDSELREARFDHYEAFADAEPESDAELEAMALAARLSQVLTEPYQVYPEDTAPDEETPEPRDIEPSDIAILLRSRTHLKAYERALDEANVPYSVASGIGFYETTEITALLNLFRALADPHDERALYAVLRSPLFGFTDDTLAHLKVHDETLWDALATTETSELAEAHGLLREWRHRAGLGDGVGDFDGSWAAFLTGILEDTGYLVNVSAGDRSQQAMANVEKFREQLRGLSDDGVRSLTTLLNRIERRVELGGRESEAETTDEGVQILTIHDSKGMEFPFVVVPEISREFKDDAALGSGKVEFERVGDEHAVGMKAPSPDDPFELKDTIARETVREQRRQEERAEEKRVLYVACTRARDHLLLCGTHELDSDAEQTTLTNIAEADPESASSWRDWVQPALLPDELCSKLDSEITINRSYGDGSYQVSLPTPKVQRELDTGEVDPTVELSPDPPERDITFRLSATDLAALLGGYGDLEVDEKTRTAFVEKQEDSPDDRHGEDDLAEQDSESETEIGSESATGETRIDPRVFGEMVHRICELRPPESQWSNLMEQTLVDEDADVELTSKLQRRVSEHAQRGIAYVDEQASDSKIKQQYDELYVTAEFDRGEIAGYIDHLIVSDDAYHIIDYKTGAVTPEEIEEDAEYYQNQMKAYAVAMHQQQTDRPVRVSLVFTDIDEAWEIEWSTTEIESMQENLESELLTRMELT from the coding sequence ATGGTCTCATATGAAGATCTGACCGACGAACAGCAGCGGGCCGTTGACGCGCTTGATCGAAACGTGACGCTCACCGCCGGCGCAGGCACCGGGAAAACCACGACACTGACTGCCCGATACCTGCGGATGATCGAGAAGTCGTTAGGAGGAGCGACTGACGGAGGAGAAGAGAGCGAGGTTTTGCTTCCCGAAAATATCCTCACGACCACGTTTACGGAGCGTGCAGCAAACGAACTGGAAGACAACGTCCGTGGCGAGATTACGGATCGGATTTCGTCACTGGAAGCCGACAAATTCGAAGCTTGGCGAACGGTCGCTGACGAACTCGAACACGGGTACATTCATACGCTGCACGGCTTCTGTGCCCGACTCCTTCGAGAACACGCGCTGAGTGTTGACGGTCTTGACCCTAGCTTCGATACCTTGGACGAGAACGAGACGACCGCCCTCATCCACGATACCGTTGGAACGGTCCTCGAAGAACACGAGAACCACGACGCAGTCCGGACGCTGGCGCAGCGGTTTTCTCGAAATCAGCTGCAGGACGTGCTTACTGACCTCGTGAACGAGCGGCCGGAAAGTATCGAATGGGCAGAGCGATGGGCCGACGCGAGCGAAGAAGAATACATCTCGTTCGTTGAATCCGAACTTCATCCGATCGATCCGGACGAGGCAGCCGAACGATTGGCCCAGCCGGAGTTCACAGAGGCCCTCACAACGCTTCGGGAGCTCGTGGAGAATCCACCGGACATCTCGACAGAAGGAACCGCCTGGAAGCGAGCCGTGACCGTGGTCGAAATCCTCGGCGATGACTTCGATGATGGCGTCCCCAATCGAAGGAAACAGACGACAATCTCGAAACTCAGCATCCATCTCACGAAGGGAAGCGGCGAGCGCTACGCGGACTATACTGGAGCGAAGACGCACTGGGGGGACAATCCTTGGAAAGACGAGTTCGACACTGCCATCGAGCAACTGGTCGAAACGCTCCAACCGGAAGCGTATGCGGTCAGTGTCGATCCCGAGTTAGAGGCGAGGAGTTTCCCACTGGTCAATGCCCTCGCAGAGGTAACGTTACTCGCGGTCGAGGAATACGAGGCTCGAAAGCGCAGGCAGAACGCCGCTGATTTCTCGGATCTCATCACATACACAGTCGAGTTCCTCGACGACGAGGCGAACGAACACATCCGGACGGAACTCCGCGAGCAGTTCGACTACATCATGCTGGACGAGTTTCAGGATACCGATCCGCGTCAGTGGGATCTCATCAAGCTCCTGACGGCGAGCGAGAAGGGGACGTTCGATGCGGAGAACGTGTTCGTCGTCGGTGACGTGAAACAGAGCATCTATCGGTTCCGGAACGCCGACGTGACCCAGTTCAAGGAGATTGCTGACACGCTCGAAGAGACTGGCCCTGTCGCTGATCGAGATGACGACCAGCTTTCGACGAACTTCCGGACACTTCCGACAGTACTGGAGACGATCAACGAACTGTTCGAAATGGTCTTTGACGACGACGGAAAGCCATACGAGGCACCCCCACAGCGATTAACGCCCGCACGGGATGATCCAGCCGCAGTCGGGAGTGCCGAATATCTCCTCGTCCCGACTGATTCGGAGCTTCGGGAAGCCCGGTTCGACCACTACGAAGCGTTCGCCGACGCAGAGCCGGAGAGCGATGCTGAACTGGAAGCGATGGCTCTCGCAGCGCGTCTCTCACAGGTACTCACCGAGCCGTATCAGGTCTACCCAGAGGACACTGCTCCTGACGAGGAAACGCCCGAACCACGAGATATTGAGCCGAGTGATATTGCGATACTTCTCCGGAGTCGCACACATCTCAAGGCCTACGAGCGAGCGCTGGACGAGGCGAACGTCCCGTATTCCGTCGCGTCCGGGATCGGCTTCTACGAGACGACGGAGATTACGGCACTATTGAATCTGTTTCGAGCGCTTGCAGACCCACACGATGAGCGCGCACTCTACGCTGTGCTTCGATCACCGCTGTTCGGATTCACCGACGACACACTTGCGCACCTCAAGGTGCACGACGAGACGCTGTGGGATGCACTTGCGACGACGGAGACATCCGAGCTCGCGGAAGCTCACGGGCTGCTCCGTGAGTGGCGTCACCGGGCTGGACTTGGCGATGGTGTCGGTGATTTCGATGGATCGTGGGCCGCATTTCTGACTGGCATCCTCGAAGATACTGGGTATCTGGTGAACGTGAGCGCGGGTGACCGCTCACAGCAAGCGATGGCGAACGTCGAGAAGTTCCGAGAGCAACTGCGCGGCTTGAGCGACGATGGCGTCCGCAGTCTCACCACTCTGTTGAATCGAATCGAACGTCGGGTCGAACTGGGTGGCCGTGAGAGTGAAGCCGAAACGACCGACGAGGGGGTCCAGATTCTGACGATTCACGACTCGAAGGGGATGGAGTTCCCGTTCGTGGTCGTTCCGGAAATCAGTCGAGAATTCAAGGACGATGCTGCTCTCGGCAGCGGAAAAGTTGAGTTCGAACGGGTCGGTGACGAACACGCGGTCGGCATGAAGGCACCGAGTCCCGATGATCCGTTCGAACTGAAGGACACGATTGCCCGCGAAACCGTACGAGAGCAGCGTCGTCAAGAAGAACGTGCCGAGGAGAAGCGAGTGCTCTACGTGGCTTGCACGCGGGCCCGGGACCACCTACTCCTCTGTGGCACCCACGAACTCGATAGTGACGCGGAACAAACTACACTCACAAACATCGCTGAAGCTGATCCGGAATCGGCGTCGAGTTGGCGTGACTGGGTACAGCCGGCTCTTCTCCCCGACGAACTGTGTAGCAAATTAGATTCTGAGATCACCATCAACCGGTCATATGGTGATGGATCGTATCAGGTCTCGCTGCCGACACCCAAGGTCCAACGTGAACTGGATACGGGAGAAGTGGATCCAACAGTAGAACTGTCACCGGATCCACCGGAACGCGACATCACATTCCGCTTGTCAGCGACTGATCTGGCCGCCCTACTCGGCGGATACGGTGATCTAGAAGTTGACGAGAAGACTCGAACGGCTTTCGTCGAGAAGCAGGAAGATAGCCCAGACGATCGCCACGGTGAAGATGATTTGGCAGAGCAGGATAGTGAGAGCGAAACCGAGATCGGTTCGGAGTCGGCGACTGGAGAGACAAGGATCGATCCAAGAGTGTTCGGAGAGATGGTACATCGGATCTGTGAGTTGCGCCCCCCAGAATCCCAGTGGTCGAATCTCATGGAACAAACTCTCGTCGACGAGGACGCAGACGTAGAACTCACCAGCAAATTGCAGCGCCGTGTGAGTGAACACGCCCAACGAGGGATCGCTTACGTTGATGAGCAGGCTTCAGATTCCAAAATCAAACAACAGTACGACGAGCTATACGTTACTGCCGAGTTCGATCGAGGAGAGATTGCCGGCTACATCGATCATCTCATCGTAAGCGACGATGCGTACCACATCATCGACTACAAGACGGGTGCTGTTACGCCAGAGGAAATCGAAGAGGATGCGGAGTACTACCAGAACCAGATGAAGGCCTACGCTGTTGCCATGCACCAACAACAGACAGATCGTCCAGTCCGCGTGTCACTCGTATTCACCGATATTGACGAGGCATGGGAAATCGAGTGGAGCACGACAGAGATCGAGTCTATGCAGGAGAATCTGGAATCTGAGTTACTGACTCGAATGGAACTTACCTAA
- a CDS encoding ferredoxin--NADP reductase: MAYKATIVDTYPLANRVKGFRLRVPDHTFDFEPGQHTTIRFETDGDSVVRPYTPTNLPGTNELTLAIKRYESGYASSYMHTRDIGDTITIGPIEGSLTLDDPDRDIALLASGTGLTPMLAICRHYLQEGSGSVHVVLGERTGESIMHRSTLNELAAEHPELSVTFTLSDPEWDWLGRVGYVQEHLDELFDDFDTRDFYICGVPQMVVDTKEELRELGTPEERIHSEGWEDGVVDAE; the protein is encoded by the coding sequence ATGGCATACAAAGCAACCATCGTGGATACGTACCCATTGGCTAACCGAGTGAAAGGCTTCCGTCTCCGTGTGCCTGATCACACATTTGATTTTGAACCAGGACAGCACACAACAATCAGGTTCGAGACAGACGGTGATTCTGTCGTACGTCCGTATACGCCGACGAATCTGCCAGGAACAAATGAGCTGACACTTGCAATTAAGCGGTATGAAAGTGGATACGCATCATCATATATGCACACAAGAGACATCGGAGATACGATCACAATCGGACCAATTGAGGGGTCGCTAACGCTTGACGACCCAGATCGAGATATCGCACTGTTAGCGTCTGGAACTGGCCTAACGCCAATGTTAGCAATCTGTCGTCACTACTTACAGGAAGGATCTGGATCTGTCCACGTTGTATTAGGCGAGCGTACAGGGGAGTCAATCATGCATCGATCAACGCTAAATGAGCTAGCTGCAGAACACCCAGAACTGTCTGTCACATTCACACTTTCTGATCCGGAGTGGGACTGGCTAGGTCGTGTTGGATATGTACAGGAACATCTCGATGAGTTGTTTGATGACTTTGACACGCGGGACTTCTATATCTGTGGAGTGCCACAGATGGTCGTTGACACAAAAGAAGAGCTACGTGAACTTGGGACACCGGAGGAACGAATACACAGTGAAGGATGGGAAGATGGAGTTGTTGATGCTGAATAG
- a CDS encoding molecular chaperone: MKHPTSNNNPTQDDANSLTDRRKTWISLYTLLAEGLKHPDKQFHRDVQDDSFAVELAEHTDRLGISVSTENGDPTHAPETPAAFDTEYISLFEGLVTPYAPLIESVYRPWHSTWQSDGLLLGPAATDMRSRYDIIGVSTPDAYADDHLALMLEYAALLLQHKQDSAYQRFIEQHLDWLPALRRLATEAAADAPFHRHCVTATCEIIATARKRNNIDTPNSEQVQNKYHRAREHIR; the protein is encoded by the coding sequence ATGAAACATCCCACCAGTAATAACAACCCAACTCAAGATGATGCGAATAGTTTAACCGACAGACGTAAAACGTGGATCTCGCTATACACTCTGCTCGCAGAAGGGCTGAAGCACCCTGATAAACAGTTCCATCGTGACGTTCAAGATGACTCCTTTGCTGTCGAACTTGCAGAACATACCGACCGTCTTGGTATTTCGGTGTCAACTGAAAATGGTGATCCCACACATGCTCCGGAAACTCCTGCGGCATTTGATACTGAATATATCTCCCTGTTTGAAGGGCTCGTAACTCCATATGCACCACTGATAGAGTCGGTATACCGTCCGTGGCACAGTACATGGCAAAGTGATGGACTACTACTAGGACCAGCAGCAACTGACATGCGTAGTCGTTACGATATCATAGGAGTATCGACTCCGGATGCTTATGCTGACGATCACCTTGCGCTTATGCTGGAATATGCTGCTTTACTCTTGCAGCATAAACAAGATTCAGCGTATCAACGTTTCATTGAGCAACATCTCGACTGGCTACCGGCACTTCGGCGACTTGCTACTGAAGCTGCTGCTGATGCACCGTTTCATCGCCATTGTGTTACTGCTACATGTGAAATCATTGCTACGGCCCGAAAACGTAATAACATCGATACACCAAACTCAGAACAAGTACAGAATAAGTACCACAGAGCCAGAGAACATATTAGGTAG
- the nrfD gene encoding NrfD/PsrC family molybdoenzyme membrane anchor subunit produces the protein MSDPDGLIWMIQQEYGWYIAAYLFFSGLAGGAYLTGTAANLLGQRSDGTASGQSMHIITQWGLIFTVVGIAAGMFFLLFFHLGAPFRALLFPILFVNFGSWLVIGTWLIVLFTLIVTLQVLWTLWGSEPVGKSAFPRKITEYVERRSGIPIDTLLTRLANWIKPNRAGQLATTAIGSILAIATIAYTGLKLGYVSSTVPLWDGTLLPLLFVASALSIGIAATMGATVLFDGLQETKVTSFSVADDTIILAEAVVLALLLVTLASGGPGAEVAFSLLTEEYGIMFWGGVVTIGLVLPLILSVVLILVEKNADIQANCRLEKFLRGAYTVKFTFVVLGGAALRYLIIAAAYNAPLAT, from the coding sequence ATGAGTGATCCAGATGGTCTGATCTGGATGATTCAGCAAGAATATGGCTGGTATATTGCGGCATACCTATTCTTTAGTGGACTTGCTGGAGGCGCGTATTTGACTGGCACAGCTGCTAATTTGCTTGGGCAGCGATCCGACGGCACGGCTAGTGGCCAGTCGATGCACATAATAACGCAGTGGGGACTCATTTTCACGGTTGTAGGCATAGCAGCCGGCATGTTTTTTCTGCTATTTTTCCATCTCGGTGCACCATTTCGAGCCTTACTGTTCCCGATTCTCTTTGTCAATTTTGGCTCGTGGCTTGTGATTGGCACGTGGCTTATCGTACTGTTCACACTCATTGTGACGTTACAGGTACTTTGGACACTGTGGGGCAGTGAGCCAGTCGGCAAAAGCGCATTTCCTCGAAAAATCACAGAATATGTCGAACGTAGATCCGGCATTCCCATAGATACGTTGCTTACACGACTAGCCAACTGGATAAAACCAAATCGAGCGGGACAGTTGGCAACTACAGCAATCGGTTCAATACTTGCAATTGCGACCATCGCCTACACCGGGTTAAAGCTTGGATATGTCTCCTCAACCGTTCCCCTTTGGGATGGAACGTTGCTTCCACTTCTATTCGTAGCCAGTGCACTCTCAATCGGCATTGCAGCCACGATGGGTGCCACTGTCCTATTTGATGGCCTTCAGGAAACAAAAGTAACCAGTTTCAGTGTTGCTGATGATACGATTATTCTCGCTGAAGCAGTTGTTCTCGCATTACTGTTAGTGACGCTAGCCTCTGGCGGACCAGGTGCTGAAGTTGCTTTTAGTTTGCTGACAGAAGAGTATGGAATTATGTTCTGGGGTGGCGTTGTTACAATTGGGCTCGTCCTTCCGTTGATTCTGTCAGTTGTTCTGATCTTGGTAGAAAAGAACGCTGATATTCAGGCGAATTGTCGACTTGAAAAGTTCCTCCGTGGAGCATATACAGTGAAATTTACCTTTGTTGTGCTTGGTGGAGCTGCGCTTCGCTATCTGATCATTGCCGCAGCATATAACGCTCCCCTCGCTACATGA
- a CDS encoding 4Fe-4S dicluster domain-containing protein has translation MSQFGFYFDPNKCIGCHACTQACQVQNDLDTDEGILWRRVEHVGEGEFPDYDEVSVSIGCHHCSEPTCRDVCPTHALEKRDTDGIVTINQSRCIGCNYCSYACPYGAIQFGEDGIAQKCNGCLGSGPGNGHDSPSRDESETARETPACTDNCVTGALKAGPINELVREASEDAAKEFQLDDVGPALILEPENTVEVNDGDE, from the coding sequence ATGAGTCAATTTGGATTCTACTTTGATCCTAACAAATGTATTGGCTGTCACGCTTGCACACAGGCCTGTCAGGTTCAAAATGATCTTGATACTGATGAAGGTATTCTATGGCGACGCGTTGAACACGTTGGTGAAGGTGAATTCCCAGATTATGATGAAGTTTCTGTTTCCATTGGATGCCACCATTGCAGTGAGCCCACGTGTCGGGATGTTTGTCCAACTCATGCACTTGAAAAACGTGATACAGACGGAATTGTCACGATTAACCAGAGCCGCTGCATTGGATGTAATTACTGTTCATATGCCTGTCCGTACGGAGCGATACAGTTCGGAGAAGATGGAATCGCTCAGAAATGTAATGGTTGTCTTGGATCTGGACCGGGTAACGGTCATGACTCGCCATCTCGAGACGAATCTGAAACAGCCCGTGAAACCCCTGCTTGTACTGATAACTGCGTAACAGGTGCGCTCAAAGCCGGTCCAATCAATGAATTAGTGCGGGAAGCTTCTGAGGATGCTGCTAAAGAGTTTCAACTTGATGATGTTGGTCCAGCCCTCATCCTTGAGCCAGAAAATACTGTGGAGGTAAACGATGGTGATGAGTGA